A single region of the Bombus fervidus isolate BK054 chromosome 18, iyBomFerv1, whole genome shotgun sequence genome encodes:
- the LOC141445940 gene encoding uncharacterized protein, with product MICYKQSKNITNPNQPTNEEHDCSVIKEREMKTTQMNDERSNINIDLSHQNESWKVVTPSKIRKITSNTNARRAVETERQQWLQEIPLQNSFSALPQEKEPDPTEKPKTHKAKPPTIYIDAQIIDPLIELLNITVGKEIYNIKQLKLDQAKVLTNTPETYRKVVKVLKEKNAGYHTYQLKTDKSYRRLHPKTDTSNICEKLAKIGHQNLNLKTTTTRKFSKLKKF from the exons ATGATATGTTATAAACAGagcaaaaatataacaaacccAAACCAACCAACAAACGAAGAACACGATTGCTCAGTtataaaggaaagagaaatgaaaactACACAAATGAATGACGAGAGGAGTAACATCAACATCGATCTATCACACCAGAATGAAAGCTGGAAGGTTGTAACTCCTAGcaaaatacgaaaaataacATCAAACACAAATGCTAGGAGGGCTGTAGAAACAGAAAGGCAACAATGGCTTCAAGAAATTCCTCTCCAAAACTCCTTCAGCGCACTGCCACAAGAGAAGGAACCAGACCCAACTGAAAAACCAAAAACACACAAGGCCAAACCACCAACAATCTATATAGATGCCCAGATAATAGACCCCCTCATCGAACTGCTAAACATCACGGTAGGCAAAGAAATCTACaacataaaacaattaaaactgGACCAGGCAAAAGTGCTAACCAACACCCCAGAAACCTACAGAAAAGTGGTAAAAGtgctaaaagaaaaaaacgccGGATACCACACATACCAGCTTAAAACTGATAAAAGTTACAGAAGATTACACCCAAAGACAGATACAAGTAACATATGTGAGAAACTAGCCAAAATCGGACACCAg AACTTGAACCTaaaaacaacaacaacaaggaaattttcgaaattaaaaaagttctAA